A single window of Scomber scombrus chromosome 12, fScoSco1.1, whole genome shotgun sequence DNA harbors:
- the LOC133991864 gene encoding NLR family CARD domain-containing protein 3-like: protein MDHSEVREEGVRPSKSSLCGEPDSQTKAQSLEQQYRPDSTGPGPGPGPGPSCVSFKSDQSPDFKPHSCDQKIYQRPDSTEPGPGPEPSCVSLKSNWSKDFDINFKQHSSDKKIHQRPGSHGPDPELSSVSLKSDSSKDFVTNFKRHSSEVDQESSEVPSGQSAQQHQTHLDSIFMLLEENIVTFVKNELKKMQKSLSPNNPEGLESQREDEEVLDGEEEEQRRSSRDAFLKITLHFLRRMKEEVLADCLQSRSPAGCQSKVKSRLSKKFQCVFEGIAKAGNPTLLNQIYTPLYITEGGTAEVNDEHEIRQIETASRKPDRPETTIRQEEIFKTSPGRDEPIRTVMTKGVAGIGKTVLTQKFTLDWAENKANQDIHFTFPFTFRELNVLKEKKFSLVELVHHFFTETKEAGICRFEDFQVVFIFDGLDECRLPLDFHNNEILTDVTESTSVDVLLTNLIRGKLLPSARLWITTRPAAANQIPPECVGMVTEVRGFADPQKEEYFKKRSRDEKQASTMISHIKTSRSLHIMCHIPVFCWITATVLEDVLKSREEGELPKTLTEMYIHFLVVQSKVKNIKYHGGAETDPHWSSENRKMIESLGKLAFKQLQKGNLIFYESDLTECGIDIRAASVYSGVFTQVFKEERGLYQDKVFCFVHLSVQEFLAALHVHLTFIKSGVNLLAEEQKTSQKSETKQESSMTYLYRSAVDEALKSPNGHLDLFLRFLLGLSLQTNHKHLRGLLTQTGSSSNIIQETVEYIKNKISENLSAERSINLFHCLNELNDRSLVEEIQQYLRSGSLSTDKLSPAQWSALVFILLSSEKDLDVFDLKKYSASEEALLRLLPVVKASKKALLSDCNLSEKSCTALSSVLSSESSSLIELDLSNNNLQDSGVMQLSAGMESPHCTLETLRLGGCLITEEGCASLASALSSNPSHLRELDLSYNHPGDSGEKLLSAGLKDPHWRLDILRVQPAGVRWLTPGLRRYFCELALDPNTVNRNLKLSDSSRTATYVEEDQSYPDHPDRFDCRPQLLCKNDLTGRCYWEVEWRGGVHIAVTYRGISRRGDTDDCKFGMNNQSWTLDCCDTGYFVWHNNRRQSIFSSSSSSVSNRVAVYVDCPAGTLSFYKVSSDTLIHLHTFNTTFTEPLCAGFRFWSGWFGSSMYLCSL from the exons ATGGATCATAGTGAGGTCCGAGAGGAGGGAGTCcgtccctctaaaagctctctgtgtggggaacctgacagccagaccaaagctcagag cCTAGAGCAGCAGTACAGACCAGACTCtactggacctggacctggacctggaccggGACCTAGCTGTGTGTCCTTCAAGAGCGACCAGTCACCTGATTTTAAACCACATTCATGTGATCAAAA GATCTATCAGAGACCAGACTCTACtgaacctggacctggacctgaacccagctgtgtgtccctCAAGAGCAACTGGTCAAAGGATTTTGATATTAATTTTAAACAACATTCATCTGACAAAAa GATCCATCAGAGACCAGGCTCTCATGGACCTGATCCTGAACTCAGCTCTGTGTCTTTGAAGAGTGACAGTTCAAAGGATTTCGTTACTAATTTTAAACGACATTCATCCGA agtggaccaggagagctcagaggttcccagtggtcagtctgcccagcagcatcaaacacacctggactccatatttatg ctgctggaggagaacatcgtcacttttgtgaagaacgagctgaagaagatgcagaagaGTCTGAGTCCAAATAACCCAGAaggcttagagagtcagagggaggatgaggaggtgttggacggtgaggaggaagagcagaggaggagcagcagagacgcatttctgaagatcacactgcacttcctgaggagaatgaaagaGGAGGTTCTGGCTGActgtctgcagagca GAAGTCCTGCAGGTTGTCAGTCTAAAGTCAAATCTCGCCTGAGTAAAaagttccagtgtgtgtttgaggggatcgctaaagcaggaaacccaacccttctgaatcagatctacacaccgctctacatcacagagggagggactgcagaggtcaatgatgaacatgagatcagacagattgaaacagcatccaggaaaccagacagaccagaaacaacaatcagacaagaagagaTCTTTAAaacctcacctggaagagatgaaccaatcagaacagtgatgacaaagggagtggctggcattgggaaaacagtcttaacacagaagttcactctggactgggctgaaaacaaagccaaccaggacatacacttcacatttccattcactttcagagagctgaatgtgctgaaagagaaaaagttcagcttggtggaacttgttcatcatttctttactgaaaccaaagaagcaggaatctgcaggtttgaagatttccaggttgtgttcatctttgacggtctggatgagtgtcgacttcctctggacttccacaacaatgagattctgactgatgttacagagtccacctcagtggatgtgctgctgacaaacctcatcagggggaaactacttccctctgctcgcctctggataaccacacgacctgcagcagccaatcagatccctcctgagtgtgtcggcatggtgacagaggtcagagggttcgctgacccacagaaggaggagtacttcaagAAGAGATCCAGAGATGAGAAGCAGGCCAGCACAAtgatctcacacatcaagacatcacgaagcctccacatcatgtgccacatcccagtcttctgctggatcactgctacagttctggaggatgtgttgaaaagcagagaggaaggagagctgCCAAAGACcttgactgagatgtacatccacttcctggtggttcagtccaaagtgaagaacatcaagtatcatggaggagctgagacagatccacactggagttcAGAgaacaggaagatgattgagtctctgggaaaactggcttttaagcaactgcagaaaggcaacctgatcttctatgaatcagacctgacagagtgtggcatcgatatcagagcagcctcagtgtactcaggagtgttcacacaggtctttaaagaggagagagggctgtaccaggacaaggtgttctgcttcgtccatctgagtgttcaggagtttctggctgctcttcatgtccatctgacattcatcaagtctggagtcaatctgctggcagaagaacaaaaaacatcacagaagTCTGAAACTAAACAAGAATCTTCAATGACATATCTCTACCggagtgctgtggacgaggccttaaagagtccaaatggacacctggacttgttcctccgcttcctcctgggtctttcactacAGACCAATCACAAGCacctacgaggtctgctgacacagacaggaagcagctcAAATATCATTCAGGAAACAGTCGAGTACATCAAGAATaagatcagtgagaatctgtctgcagagagaagcatcaatctgttccactgtctgaatgaactgaatgatcgttctctagtggaggagatccaacagtacctgagatcaggaagtctctccacagataaactgtctcctgctcagtggtcagctctggtcttcatcttactgtcatcagaaaaagatctggacgtgtttgacctgaagaaatactctgcttcagaggaggctcttctgaggctgctgccagtggtcaaagcctccaaaaaAGCTCT gctgagtgactgtaacctctcagaaaAAAGCTGTACAGCTCTGTCGTCAGTTCTCAGCTCTGAGTCCTCTAGTCTGATTGAGCTGgatctgagtaacaacaacctgcaggattcaggagtgatgCAGTTGTCTGCTGGAATGGAGAGTCCCCATTGTActctggaaactctcag gCTGGGAGGATGTCtcatcacagaggaaggctgtgcttctctggcctcagctctgagctccaacccctcccatctgagagagctggacctgagctacaatcatccaggagactcaggagagaagctgttgtctgctggactgaaggatccacactggagactggataTTCTCAG GGTGCAGCCTGCTGGAGTCCGATGGTTGACACCAGGTCTGAGGAggt ATTTCTGTGAACTTgcactggatccaaacacagtgaacagaaatctcaaactgtctgacagcagcaggacagCAACATATgtggaggaggatcagtcatatcctgatcatccagacagatttgactgcAGGCCTCAACTGCTGTGTAAAAATGacctgactggtcgctgttactgggaggtcgagtggcgAGGAGGGGTTCATATAGCAGTGACttacagaggaatcagcaggagaggagacactgatgactgcAAGTTTGGAATGAACAATCAGTCCTGGACTCTGGATTGTTGTGATACTGGTTACTTTGTCTGGCACAATAACAGAAGACAAtccatcttctcctcttcctcctcttctgtctctaacagagtagcagtgtatgtggactgtcctgctggcactctgtccttctacaaagtctcctctgacacactgatccacctccacaccttcaacaccacattcactgaacctctgtgtgcTGGGTTTAGGTTCTGGTCTGGCTGGTTTGGTTCCTCAATGTATCTGTGTTCTCTGTAA